From the Suricata suricatta isolate VVHF042 unplaced genomic scaffold, meerkat_22Aug2017_6uvM2_HiC HiC_scaffold_13520, whole genome shotgun sequence genome, the window CCTGCAAAGATAGCTCAAAGGATTCTCATCACAATGCAACACTTATTTCTTACAGAAAAAGATTCTTGGCCTCACCTTCTTGAAGGCCTCCTTCATATCTTTATTTCTAAGGCTGTAGATAAGGGGGTTCAACATGGGTGTGATGATCCCATAGAAGAGGGAGACCATCTTTCCCCAGTCCTTAGAGGTGGATGAAGGTGGTTGTAGATACATGTAGATGGCTGTACCAAAAAAGAGAGACACCACAACCATGTGGGACCCACATGTCCCAAAAGCTTTTCGTCGTCCTTCTGCTGACCTGATTCTCAATACTGCTTGAGCTATAAAGCCATAGGAAATGAGGATCAATGTCACTGGAATGAGCAGAATTAACACACTAAAGAAAAAGAGCTCGGCTTCAATAGGTTTTGTGTCAGCACACGACAACTTGAGAAGGGCAGGCACCTCACAGAAAAAGTGGTCCACTTCCTGGTGACCACAGCGCGGCATGCTAAGGGTCAAGGAAGACTGCAGCACTGAATTACCAAAGCCAGTGAACCATGAGAAGGCTACCATTCTTAAGCAGAACCAGCGATTCATAATAACTACATAGTGCAGCGGTTTGCAGACAGCCACATATCTGTCAAAGGACATGACGGCCAGGAGGAGACACTCGGTAGCTCCCAGGGCCAGGAAGATGATGAGCTGTGCCACACAGCCACCGTAGCTGATGGTCTTTTTGTTGCGACAAATATTGGTCACCATATGAGGGACTGTGCTTGTGGTATAGCACAGATCTAAGATGGAGAGATTagtgagga encodes:
- the LOC115284638 gene encoding putative olfactory receptor 2B3, producing MNWANESSPREFILLGFSDRPWLQMPLLVLLLISYTFTIFGNVSIMMVCILDPKLHTPMYFFLTNLSILDLCYTTSTVPHMVTNICRNKKTISYGGCVAQLIIFLALGATECLLLAVMSFDRYVAVCKPLHYVVIMNRWFCLRMVAFSWFTGFGNSVLQSSLTLSMPRCGHQEVDHFFCEVPALLKLSCADTKPIEAELFFFSVLILLIPVTLILISYGFIAQAVLRIRSAEGRRKAFGTCGSHMVVVSLFFGTAIYMYLQPPSSTSKDWGKMVSLFYGIITPMLNPLIYSLRNKDMKEAFKKVRPRIFFCKK